A genomic region of Corticium candelabrum chromosome 22, ooCorCand1.1, whole genome shotgun sequence contains the following coding sequences:
- the LOC134197655 gene encoding uncharacterized protein K02A2.6-like encodes MAHRVLLQPPEKFYFEHRQLGQAWKAWKQRFLIYIDAADYDTASNKKKISLLLHAIGSEGIDLYNTFQFLAADRENPDDDTSTQVTFASVLQKFTDHFLPRVNVTFERHLFFVRDQAEGESADRYVTALRTLARTCDFGTLCDSLIRDRFVCGLQDAVLMERLLRTADLTLQKVIDSARASEVARAQRKRQSVGRCARCGYKHGARRCPALGKTCYSCKGIGRFTSMCRTKKGATVQTVSQDTEEGGEDVVYTVGPQSPSNEEAARDDAPRFEVDTLGTKGPTWQCDLMTDGQRVDTGAQVNLLPHEVYRKLSPRPQLHPTRSRLFAYGADSPIPIKGQCICSVRLPQGETRKLRFHALSQEVAAVPLLGLQACEQLGLIKRVLAATHDMTTEKESDDSLEEVRGDSVASDFMDLFAGFGLMKDYTYQIALKNAKHPYVLATARRVPYHLYEQVQRELQRMLRLGVIEEVNEPTSWCSPMVVVPKKDRSVRICVDYTRLNEDVQPERYQLPLSEEIFSKLAGAKYFTTLDAAAGFWQIPLHASSSDLTTFITPFGRFRFTRLPFGLSSGPEVFQRAMQHVLQKRDGVACFIDDILIWGSSKEEHDKRLRQVMERLRVCNVRLQPEKCKFRQSSITYYGHTLTQKGVAVSRDRLRAITEMKRPASKEEVRRLLGLVAYVPKFLPRHSQESAPLRQLLKDEAAWQWTPVQEDAWMKIKEMVVGAPVLAYYRQRDPTIVSCDPSSFGIGAVLLQLQSDGRRAPITYVSRALSSTEQRYSQIKKECLAMTWACEKFHCYLFGSEERFVIETDHKPLVSIMNVQSLDECPPRLMRMKLRLMRYSFEVQYVPGKCLAVADALSRAPVDDEDPRIEKVVQDHVAIVTECLPESDLQLQKMREATLRDSQLTILHRVLQTSWRTRHNLQKELQRFWPYQHLLTQVQGLIMRGTQIVIPRSLRKEMLARAHEGHQGIAKTKARLRETMWWPGMCNKVEQMMACCDVCGCYRHQQRKEPLISTPLPQLPWERVAADLFELQGDHYLLVVDYYSRFPEVRKLSSMRAVNVIQAFKGILKEFSLVMEFR; translated from the exons ATGGCCCATCGCGTATTACTGCAGCCGCCAGAAAAGTTTTATTTTGAGCACCGTCAGCTTGGGCAAGCCTGGAAAGCGTGGAAACAGAGGTTTCTGATCTACATTGATGCGGCTGACTATGACACAGCTTCCAACAAGAAGAAGATATCGTTGCTGTTACATGCCATAGGATCCGAAGGTATCGACCTATATAACACTTTCCAGTTTTTGGCGGCAGATCGTGAAAACCCAGATGATGATACCTCGACCCAGGTCACGTTTGCAAGCGTGCTGCAGAAATTCACCGATCATTTTCTGCCCAGAGTCAATGTCACGTTTGAACGACATTTGTTTTTTGTTCGGGATCAAGCGGAGGGCGAATCAGCGGATCGTTACGTGACGGCACTCCGCACCCTTGCCAGGACGTGTGATTTCGGTACGTTGTGTGATTCCTTGATTAGAGATCGTTTTGTGTGCGGGTTGCAGGATGCAGTTCTTATGGAGCGGCTTTTGCGTACTGCTGATCTCACGTTGCAAAAAGTCATTGATTCAGCCCGCGCTTCCGAAGTGGCTCGCGCGCAACGGAAG AGGCAGTCTGTAGGACGTTGTGCTCGTTGTGGCTATAAACATGGCGCGAGACGTTGTCCAGCGTTGGGTAAGACATGCTATTCGTGTAAGGGAATCGGGCGTTTTACATCCATGTGCCGCACAAAGAAGGGGGCGACGGTGCAAACCGTCTCACAAGACACAGAAGAGGGAGGAGAGGATGTTGTCTATACTGTGGGGCCCCAGTCCCCATCAAATGAGGAAGCAGCTAGAGATGATGCGCCACGGTTTGAGGTGGATACCTTGGGTACCAAGGGCCCTACGTGGCAATGTGATCTGATGACTGATGGCCAAAGGGTTGACACTGGAGCGCAAGTGAATCTCTTGCCACATGAGGTGTATCGAAAGTTATCTCCCCGACCGCAGTTGCATCCTACTCGTTCACGGCTGTTTGCTTATGGTGCAGATTCCCCTATACCGATAAAGGGCCAATGTATTTGCAGTGTGCGGTTGCCCCAGGGAGAAACAAGGAAATTGCGATTTCATGCGCTGTCACAGGAAGTTGCAGCTGTGCCGCTGTTGGGCTTGCAAGCTTGTGAGCAACTGGGGCTGATTAAGAGAGTCTTGGCAGCCACTCATGACATGACAACGGAAAAGGAGAGTGATGACAGTTTGGAGGAGGTTCGAGGAGATTCTGTGGCGTCGGATTTTATGGATTTGTTTGCTGGATTTGGTTTAATGAAGGACTACACTTACCAAATTGCTCTGAAGAATGCAAAGCACCCCTACGTTTTGGCAACAGCACGTCGTGTCCCATACCACCTATATGAGCAGGTGCAAAGGGAGTTGCAGCGAATGTTGAGACTGGGCGTCATCGAAGAAGTGAATGAGCCAACAAGTTGGTGTAGTCCAATGGTCGTAGTACCGAAGAAAGACCGTTCAGTTCGAATATGTGTTGATTACACCCGCCTGAATGAAGATGTCCAACCTGAACGTTACCAGCTACCATTATCAGAAGAAATATTTTCGAAATTAGCTGGTGCAAAATATTTTACCACACTGGATGCCGCTGCTGGGTTCTGGCAGATACCATTGCACGCTTCATCGTCGGATCTGACCACATTTATTACGCCCTTCGGCAGGTTTAGGTTCACGCGTTTGCCGTTTGGCCTCAGTTCTGGTCCGGAAGTATTCCAGAGGGCCATGCAGCATGTTTTGCAGAAGAGAGATGGTGTTGCGTGCTTTATCGATGATATACTGATATGGGGTTCAAGCAAGGAAGAGCACGACAAACGATTACGTCAGGTGATGGAGCGGCTCAGGGTTTGCAATGTTCGCTTGCAGCCAGAGAAGTGCAAGTTTCGCCAGTCTAGCATTACATACTATGGACATACCTTAACACAGAAAGGGGTGGCAGTCAGCAGGGACAGGCTTCGCGCTATTACAGAGATGAAACGGCCAGCCTCCAAGGAAGAGGTCAGGCGTCTGTTGGGCTTGGTCGCGTATGTGCCGAAATTTCTACCTCGACATTCGCAGGAATCAGCTCCTTTGCGCCAGTTGTTGAAAGATGAGGCGGCATGGCAATGGACACCAGTTCAAGAAGATGCCTGGATGAAAATAAAAGAAATGGTAGTAGGAGCTCCCGTTCTGGCGTATTATAGGCAAAGAGATCCCACGATTGTATCCTGTGATCCATCTTCTTTTGGAATAGGTGCAGTGCTCCTGCAACTTCAAAGTGATGGACGGCGCGCACCCATTACGTACGTATCTCGAGCTTTATCGTCCACAGAACAGCGTTACTCTCAGATTAAAAAGGAATGCCTAGCCATGACATGGGCGTGTGAGAAGTTCCACTGTTATTTATTTGGCAGCGAGGAGCGGTTTGTCATTGAAACAGATCATAAACCGCTTGTCTCAATAATGAATGTTCAAAGCTTGGATGAATGCCCACCTAGGTTGATGAGAATGAAGCTTCGATTGATGCGCTACAGCTTTGAGGTGCAATACGTTCCGGGAAAATGTCTGGCGGTAGCAGATGCTTTATCAAGAGCACCAGTGGATGACGAGGATCCAAGAATTGAGAAAGTGGTCCAGGATCACGTCGCTATAGTTACCGAATGCTTGCCAGAGTCAGATCTTCAGTTGCAGAAAATGAGAGAAGCAACTCTGAGGGATTCTCAACTAACTATACTTCATCGTGTCCTCCAGACAAGTTGGCGTACTCGCCACAATTTGCAAAAAGAACTTCAACGCTTTTGGCCTTACCAGCATCTGCTGACACAGGTGCAGGGATTGATTATGCGAGGGACTCAGATTGTCATTCCTCGTAGTCTGCGCAAAGAGATGTTGGCCAGGGCTCACGAGGGCCATCAGGGTATTGCTAAAACCAAAGCTCGTTTGCGTGAGACAATGTGGTGGCCAGGCATGTGCAATAAGGTGGAGCAAATGATGGCATGCTGTGACGTCTGTGGTTGTTACCGTCACCAGCAGCGAAAGGAACCTCTGATTTCTACACCTTTACCACAGCTACCGTGGGAACGGGTGGCAGCGGATCTCTTTGAACTGCAGGGCGACCATTATTTGTTAGTAGTTGACTACTACTCACGTTTTCCGGAAGTCAGAAAACTGTCAAGTATGCGGGCCGTAAATGTCATCCAGGCCTTTAAAGGAATTTTAAAGGAATTTTCTCTTGTCATGGAATTCCGATAG
- the LOC134197656 gene encoding uncharacterized protein LOC134197656 translates to MEYLAGSHGICGDLLNHFLLVKDNIGRQWNDLGRELKVPEAEIEDIHDHQNNYSSCCYAMLIKWARANGQDATKLKLEQALIQIQRKDIVDNVLRAGTCTTEVTSSTSTIANNQPHAAAQASQGLADHISESYKQNTTEINHHDTVHESATVFPMQYSAVPHDSTHLQSSNSHLSQSSMQSTCTQSNHNDTNHGRALSQQTTNRRVSSYIEQRSHDSMVALFHRAAKYQSIRHLAFVAVGRTGVGKTTSMNEILGTITSQGSRVHRGTVGRIKSETRFASTWTRSYSCEDSITYKLSFIDTPGLGDNSHDHLTDQKVCDRICWATDPIKKDENAQVMMVYFSPAPNFMDDKEIESIRKLEEATGIDLFCVVLTKARTAIPDASLQWDECKQDIIESLDVITEEFLIDYVNKKSQDKPRANRQQLHTKGIKKIKADADGLPTKESIRNEFLQILSRLRLQKNKPQWFKDKLCEGNERMHVPVIMLENHKLLQTETLAIRL, encoded by the exons ATGGAATATCTTGCTGGTAGTCATGGCATATGTGGTGACCTACTGAATCATTTTTTACTGGTCAAAGACAACATAGGAAGACAGTGGAATGACTTAGGCAGGGAGCTAAAAGTACCAGAAGCAGAAATTGAAGACATACATGATCACCAAAATAATTATTCAAGTTGCTGCTATGCTATGCTCATCAAATGGGCAAGAGCAAATGGACAAGATGCAACGAAACTAAAGCTTGAACAAGCATtgatacaaatacaaagaaaaGACATTGTTGACAATGTACTAAGAG cAGGAACTTGCACTACTGAAGTTacctcatcaacatcaactaTTGCAAATAACCAACCTCATGCTGCTGCTCAAGCTTCGCAAGGCCTAGCTGATCACATTTCCGAATcatataaacaaaacacaacagaaatcaATCATCATGATACTGTCCACGAAAGTGCAACTGTCTTTCCAATGCAATATTCAGCTGTCCCTCATGATTCCACCCACTTGCAAAGTTCCAATTCACATCTTTCACAAAGTTCAATGCAATCCACTTGTACTCAATCTAACCATAATGACACCAACCATGGTCGTGCACTATCTCAG CAGACCACCAATAGAAGAGTCTCTAGTTACATTGAGCAAAGAAGTCACGATTCCATGGTTGCTCTGTTTCATAGAGCAGCCAAATATCAAAGTATTCGTCATCTAGCTTTTGTAGCAGTTGGTAGAACAGGCGTAGGCAAAACAACTTCAATGAATGAAATTCTTGGTACCATAACAAGCCAAGGCAGTCGTGTACACCGTGGAACAGTTGGACGTATAAAG TCAGAAACAAGATTTGCTTCAACTTGGACCAGGAGTTATTCATGTGAAGATTCGATTACATACAAGCTGAGCTTCATTGACACACCTGGCCTGGGTGACAACTCTCATGATCATCTTACTGATCAAAAGGTATGCGACCGAATCTGCTGGGCAACAGATCCTATCAAGAAAGACGAAAATGCACAAGTCATGATGGTCTACTTCTCCCCAGCACCAAACTTCATGgatgacaaagaaattgaATCTATCAGGAAACTGGAAGAAGCTACTGgcattgatttgttttgtgtggtgCTGACCAAGGCAAGGACAGCAATACCAGATGCCAGCCTTCAATGGGATGAATGTAAACAAGACATAATAGAGTCTCTTGATGTCATCACTGAAGAGTTTCTAATTGATTATGTCAATAAAAAAAGTCAAGACAAGCCACGTGCAAATCGTCAACAGCTGCATACTAAAGGAATAAAGAAAATCAAAGCTGATGCTGATGGTCTTCCCACAAAAGAAAGCATTAGGAATGAATTTCTTCAAATTTTATCGAGACTACGGCTTCAGAAAAACAAACCACAATGGTTTAAAGACAAGCTATGTGAAGGGAACGAGCGGATGCATGTGCCTGTCATAATGCTCGAAAACCATAAGTTACTGCAAACTGAAACGTTAGCAATCAGATTATGA